Proteins co-encoded in one Pan paniscus chromosome 23, NHGRI_mPanPan1-v2.0_pri, whole genome shotgun sequence genomic window:
- the TUG1 gene encoding taurine up-regulated 1, whose protein sequence is LEEALARPPPLPGLVGRRNGRAVDRAIGWRLFLLLWHPALGAQARPPRRAPGGRWRSRRVFLLVRRTRAAAYAFAIRRGVVRVVGGGGQLLRPAPGEAAAAAAAGFGAAGEAGVAGAGLEAWRHPSGPARTQLGGQEGAGGWLVVGFLLCLFLLMPP, encoded by the coding sequence CTCGAAGAAGCCCTGGCGCGCCCTCCCCCCCTCCCGGGTCTGGTAGGGCGAAGGAACGGGCGTGCGGTCGATCGAGCGATCGGTTGGCggctctttctcctgctctggcaTCCAGCTCTTGGGGCGCAGGCCCGGCCGCCGCGGCGCGCGCCCGGTGGCCGTTGGCGCTCGCGCCGCGTCTTTCTTCTCGTACGCAGAACTCGGGCGGCGGCCTATGCGTTTGCGATTCGACGAGGAGTCGTCCGGGTGGTCGGCGGTGGCGGGCAGCTGCTCCGCCCCGCTCcgggggaggcggcggcggcagcggccgCGGGATTTGGAGCGGCCGGGGAGGCGGGGGTGGCCGGGGCCGGCTTGGAGGCCTGGCGCCACCCTTCGGGGCCTGCAAGGACCCAGttgggggggcaggagggggccGGAGGATGGTTGGTTGTGGGATTTCTACTTTGCCTTTTCCTCCTTATGCCGCCTTAG